Proteins from a genomic interval of Sulfurimonas sp. HSL3-2:
- a CDS encoding Na+/H+ antiporter NhaC family protein, giving the protein MALFTRSVLVSLFGGIVLGLFLLNDFSFVDTFYATFTLFFTLLSQAWILKTLGFALLVGSIVILIENSGGIGGFIHFVQKKHSIITSARASLLLAYFIGILIFVESSITSLIAGTVSRPLTDSHGVSRAKLAFVCDSTSAPVCSLLAINGWGALLLGLISTQILAGVLVGESIDILLKSIAYNFYAMSALVVTFLVIWFNIDIGPMKNAVVINDPTRQYGFGKIGHMVYPIILMVVLVFLFLYITGDGNILKGSGSSSIFYTMIVTTLFSILYYKLDGVMSIKRGLFLSFEGIKKMIPIATILLFAFAIGNVTDELKTGLYLASFASNILSVHYLALIIFVLSSIMSFSTGTSWGTFSIMTPIAIPMAVAMGADIPLVIGAVISGGVFGDHCSPISDTTIISAMASECDVVEHVKTQLPYALISGLVASVMFVIFSYM; this is encoded by the coding sequence TTGGCGCTGTTTACCAGAAGTGTTTTAGTATCGCTTTTTGGAGGCATCGTTTTAGGGCTATTTCTACTCAATGACTTCTCTTTTGTAGATACTTTTTACGCTACTTTTACACTCTTTTTTACTCTACTGTCGCAAGCCTGGATATTAAAGACTCTTGGATTCGCACTTCTAGTCGGTTCCATAGTGATACTTATAGAAAACTCGGGCGGTATCGGCGGTTTTATCCATTTTGTACAAAAAAAACACTCTATCATCACTTCTGCACGTGCTTCACTATTGTTAGCCTATTTTATCGGAATACTGATATTTGTCGAGTCTTCGATAACTTCACTTATCGCAGGTACGGTAAGTCGTCCTTTGACGGACAGTCACGGCGTGTCTCGGGCAAAGCTTGCTTTTGTTTGTGACTCTACATCCGCACCGGTATGCTCGCTTTTGGCGATAAACGGCTGGGGAGCACTTCTATTAGGACTTATATCTACGCAGATACTAGCCGGTGTTTTAGTCGGTGAGAGTATAGATATCCTTTTAAAATCCATCGCATATAACTTTTACGCGATGAGCGCACTTGTTGTGACATTCTTGGTGATCTGGTTTAACATAGATATCGGACCGATGAAAAATGCAGTCGTCATTAACGACCCTACAAGACAGTATGGCTTTGGGAAGATAGGCCATATGGTATATCCGATCATATTGATGGTCGTATTGGTCTTTCTCTTTTTATATATCACAGGAGACGGAAATATACTCAAAGGAAGCGGTTCGTCTTCAATATTTTATACCATGATCGTTACGACGCTTTTCTCTATTTTATATTATAAATTAGATGGGGTGATGAGCATAAAACGCGGTCTTTTTCTCTCATTTGAGGGCATTAAGAAGATGATACCAATCGCAACAATCCTACTTTTTGCATTTGCCATAGGAAATGTGACTGATGAACTCAAAACCGGGCTGTATCTGGCATCATTTGCATCCAATATCTTATCGGTTCATTATCTGGCTTTGATAATATTTGTACTCTCATCCATCATGTCGTTTTCAACAGGAACCAGCTGGGGGACGTTTAGTATCATGACACCGATCGCCATACCGATGGCAGTGGCTATGGGAGCCGATATCCCCCTTGTCATAGGGGCTGTGATCTCCGGAGGAGTTTTTGGAGACCACTGTTCACCTATCTCCGACACGACGATAATCTCTGCGATGGCCAGTGAATGTGATGTAGTAGAACATGTAAAAACGCAACTTCCGTATGCTCTGATATCCGGTTTGGTAGCATCTGTAATGTTCGTGATCTTTTCTTACATGTAA
- a CDS encoding NADP-dependent isocitrate dehydrogenase codes for MANPTIIWSVIDEAPALATYSLLPIVQAFAKEAGINVEPRDISLAGRVISTFPEYLTEDQRIADELAYLGEVAKQPEGNIIKLPNISASIPQLKECIAELQSQGYNLPNYPEDPKTEEEKALQARYSTCLGSAVNPVLREGNSDRRAAVAVKKFAQKNPHKLRAFEENSKACVRHMQDGDFYENEQSVITDSAANVTISLNGKVLKELKDVQDKEVLDGTFMSAKALRAFIAETIAEAKEEGLLWSIHLKATMMKVSDPIMFGHAVEVFFKDVYEKYADEFKALGVNPNLGLGDLAKKLEKSSKKAEIEAAVKAVVEAASPAIAMVDSDNGITNLHASNDVIIDASMPVVVRDGGKMWNKDGKVQTCMSVIPDRSYATFYKEIVDDCVKNGQFDVTTMGNVANVGLMAQKAEEYGSHPTTFEMAEDGVVEVTQNGNVLMTFNVEKGDIWRMSRTKDEPIKDWVRLAHERGMLTGDPIVFWLDSFRAHDANIIKKVMEYFPAHLAKTPIEYHIMAPKQAMKHALKRVRAGLNTISVTGNVLRDYLTDLFPILELGTSAKMLSIVPLLAGGGLFETGAGGSAPKHVDQFLAEGHLRWDSLGEFLALAESLRYIEQKHPSEKLAELTAALDAANAGYLDNNKAPGRKAGEPDNKASHFYVAQYWAKALAGSKNAELAAKFAPIAKALEENEAKIMEELLSVEGKAQDIGGYYHPDNAKAEAAMRPSATLNAIIDSI; via the coding sequence ATGGCAAATCCAACTATAATCTGGTCTGTGATAGATGAAGCACCTGCTTTAGCTACATATTCATTATTACCAATCGTTCAAGCTTTTGCAAAAGAAGCTGGAATCAATGTTGAACCAAGAGATATCTCTCTTGCAGGAAGAGTCATTTCTACTTTCCCAGAGTACTTGACTGAAGATCAAAGAATAGCTGATGAATTGGCATATTTAGGTGAAGTTGCTAAACAACCTGAAGGTAACATTATCAAGCTTCCAAATATCTCTGCGTCTATTCCTCAATTAAAAGAGTGTATCGCTGAGCTTCAATCTCAAGGTTATAATCTTCCTAACTATCCGGAAGATCCAAAAACTGAAGAGGAAAAAGCTTTACAAGCTAGATATTCTACTTGTTTAGGTTCTGCGGTTAACCCGGTTCTACGTGAAGGTAACTCTGACCGTCGTGCGGCAGTTGCAGTTAAAAAATTCGCTCAGAAAAACCCACACAAACTTAGAGCTTTCGAAGAAAACTCTAAAGCATGTGTAAGACATATGCAAGATGGTGACTTCTACGAAAACGAGCAATCAGTTATCACTGATTCTGCTGCTAACGTAACTATCTCTTTAAACGGAAAAGTTCTTAAAGAGCTTAAAGACGTTCAAGATAAAGAAGTACTTGACGGTACATTCATGTCTGCAAAAGCATTACGTGCTTTCATCGCTGAGACTATCGCAGAAGCTAAAGAGGAAGGTCTTTTATGGTCTATCCACTTAAAAGCGACTATGATGAAAGTTTCTGACCCTATTATGTTCGGTCACGCTGTTGAAGTATTCTTCAAAGACGTATACGAAAAATATGCTGATGAGTTCAAAGCTCTTGGTGTTAACCCGAATCTAGGTCTTGGAGATCTAGCGAAAAAACTTGAGAAATCAAGCAAAAAAGCTGAGATCGAAGCTGCTGTTAAAGCTGTAGTTGAAGCTGCTAGCCCGGCGATCGCTATGGTTGACTCTGACAACGGTATCACAAACCTACACGCTTCAAACGACGTTATCATCGATGCTTCTATGCCGGTTGTTGTACGTGACGGCGGTAAAATGTGGAACAAAGACGGAAAAGTTCAAACTTGTATGTCTGTAATCCCTGACAGAAGCTATGCAACTTTCTACAAAGAGATCGTTGATGACTGTGTTAAAAACGGACAGTTCGATGTTACTACAATGGGTAACGTTGCAAACGTTGGTCTTATGGCACAAAAAGCTGAAGAGTACGGTTCTCACCCGACAACTTTTGAAATGGCAGAAGACGGTGTTGTAGAAGTTACTCAAAACGGAAACGTTCTTATGACTTTCAACGTTGAAAAAGGTGATATCTGGAGAATGAGCCGTACTAAAGACGAGCCGATCAAAGACTGGGTAAGACTTGCTCACGAAAGAGGAATGTTAACTGGTGATCCAATCGTATTCTGGTTAGATTCTTTCAGAGCTCACGATGCTAACATCATCAAAAAAGTTATGGAGTATTTCCCGGCACATTTAGCTAAGACTCCGATCGAGTACCATATCATGGCTCCAAAACAAGCTATGAAACATGCACTTAAACGTGTAAGAGCTGGTCTAAACACTATCTCTGTAACTGGTAACGTTTTACGTGACTACCTGACTGACCTTTTCCCAATTTTGGAACTAGGAACTTCAGCGAAAATGCTTTCTATCGTTCCATTACTTGCTGGTGGTGGTCTATTTGAAACTGGTGCTGGCGGATCTGCTCCTAAGCACGTTGACCAATTCCTTGCAGAGGGTCACCTTCGTTGGGATTCACTTGGTGAGTTCTTAGCACTTGCTGAGTCACTAAGATATATCGAGCAAAAACACCCAAGTGAAAAACTTGCAGAACTAACTGCTGCACTTGACGCTGCAAATGCTGGTTACCTTGATAACAACAAAGCTCCGGGAAGAAAAGCTGGTGAGCCGGATAACAAAGCTAGCCACTTCTATGTAGCACAATACTGGGCAAAAGCTCTTGCTGGATCTAAAAATGCAGAACTTGCTGCTAAATTTGCTCCAATTGCAAAAGCTCTTGAAGAGAACGAAGCGAAGATCATGGAAGAGTTACTTTCAGTTGAAGGTAAAGCTCAAGACATCGGTGGATACTACCACCCAGATAACGCAAAAGCAGAAGCTGCTATGCGTCCATCTGCTACTCTTAACGCTATCATCGATTCTATATAA
- a CDS encoding DedA family protein, translated as MEDMLSNIATYGYIGLFIYSLGGGFVALVAASVLSYMGKMDLATSMAIAFSANAIGDNLLFYMARNQKEVLHPYLKKHRRKFALAHIKMKQYGSWIILFQKFVYGIKTLIPIAIGLTKYDLKKFTILNIISAAVWTLVVGFASYFSGNAIVKIYDHIVEKPYIAVIVVATIFAILWLYLSTATKKKKRV; from the coding sequence ATGGAAGATATGTTAAGCAACATCGCGACTTACGGATATATAGGTCTTTTTATCTACTCACTTGGTGGAGGATTTGTAGCACTTGTAGCTGCATCGGTTCTCTCATACATGGGAAAAATGGACTTGGCTACGTCGATGGCCATCGCCTTTAGTGCAAACGCCATAGGCGACAACCTGCTTTTCTACATGGCAAGAAACCAAAAAGAGGTACTGCACCCATACCTGAAAAAGCACAGACGTAAATTTGCATTAGCGCACATAAAGATGAAACAGTACGGCTCGTGGATCATTCTTTTTCAAAAGTTCGTATACGGCATCAAAACGCTCATCCCTATCGCCATAGGACTTACAAAGTATGATCTTAAAAAGTTCACTATACTAAACATCATCTCTGCTGCCGTATGGACATTAGTAGTAGGTTTTGCAAGCTACTTTTCAGGCAATGCCATCGTAAAGATTTACGACCACATAGTAGAAAAACCATACATAGCCGTCATAGTAGTAGCAACGATATTTGCAATTCTATGGCTTTACCTTTCTACGGCTACAAAGAAGAAAAAGAGGGTTTAA
- the uvrB gene encoding excinuclease ABC subunit UvrB, with amino-acid sequence MPNFTVHSPYSPAGDQPQAIKALSDSILKGNRYQALEGVTGSGKTHTMARVIENVKMPTIIMTHNKTLAAQLYSEFRQFFPNNHVEYFVSYYDYYQPEAYIPRQDLFIEKDSAINDELERLRLSCTANLLSYDDVIVIASVSANYGLGDPEEYLKMVQAVTVGDEISQKKLLLRLVEMGYTRNDSYFDSGHIRVSGDVIDIYPPYFEDEAIRIEFFGDEVESIYKISVLENKRIEDYKNVNIYATSQFSVSQDRMSVAIKRIEDELGERLDFLLKEGKLVEAQRLKQRVEFDLEMLQTTGMCKGIENYSRLLTDKKPGEAPFTLLDYFEVKHKEYLVIVDESHVSLPQFRGMYAGDRARKEVLVEYGFRLPSALDNRPLKLDEYINKAPHYLFVSATPSQYELELSAVKAEQIIRPTGLLDPIIDIKPLDNQVEDIHDEIKKVTAKDERVLITVLTKKMAEALTKYLADLGIKVQYMHSDIDTIERNQIIRSLRLGEFDVLIGINLLREGLDLPEVSLVAILDADKEGFLRSETALVQTIGRAARNSEGRVILYANKITGSMQRAIEKTQNRRKHQEEFNKAHGITPTTTIRKLDENLKLEDHGDLYSKRKNIDKMPAAEKKKIVKELTEQMKKAARELEFEEAARLRDEITKIKKL; translated from the coding sequence ATGCCAAACTTTACAGTCCATTCACCATATTCTCCAGCCGGAGATCAGCCTCAAGCCATAAAAGCCTTAAGCGACTCAATACTCAAAGGCAACCGATACCAAGCACTCGAAGGTGTGACGGGAAGCGGTAAGACACATACTATGGCTCGTGTCATCGAAAACGTCAAGATGCCGACCATCATCATGACCCACAACAAGACTCTCGCAGCTCAGCTCTACAGCGAGTTCAGACAGTTTTTCCCAAACAACCATGTCGAGTATTTCGTCTCCTACTACGACTACTATCAGCCTGAAGCGTATATCCCGCGTCAGGATCTTTTTATAGAAAAAGACAGTGCCATCAACGACGAGCTTGAACGTCTTCGCCTTTCATGTACAGCAAACCTGCTTAGCTACGATGATGTCATAGTCATCGCTTCGGTCTCTGCAAACTACGGTTTGGGTGATCCGGAAGAGTACCTTAAGATGGTGCAGGCTGTTACTGTGGGTGATGAGATAAGTCAGAAGAAACTTCTGCTTCGCCTTGTAGAGATGGGTTACACCAGAAACGACAGCTACTTTGACAGCGGGCATATCCGTGTCAGCGGCGATGTCATAGATATCTATCCGCCCTACTTCGAAGATGAAGCGATCCGCATCGAGTTCTTCGGCGACGAGGTCGAGTCCATCTACAAGATCAGCGTCTTAGAAAACAAACGCATCGAAGACTATAAAAATGTAAACATCTATGCGACAAGCCAGTTCAGCGTCTCTCAAGACCGTATGTCAGTCGCTATAAAACGCATAGAGGATGAACTTGGCGAGCGTCTTGACTTCCTTTTAAAAGAGGGGAAACTTGTCGAAGCACAACGCCTTAAACAACGTGTAGAGTTCGACCTCGAGATGCTTCAGACAACGGGGATGTGTAAGGGGATCGAGAACTACTCAAGACTGCTTACGGATAAAAAACCGGGCGAAGCACCGTTTACCCTGCTTGATTATTTTGAGGTCAAACATAAAGAGTATCTCGTCATCGTCGATGAGTCACACGTGAGTCTTCCGCAGTTTCGCGGGATGTACGCCGGTGACCGTGCCAGAAAAGAGGTGCTTGTCGAGTACGGTTTCCGTCTGCCGAGTGCACTGGACAACCGCCCTTTAAAACTGGACGAGTACATCAACAAAGCACCGCACTACCTATTTGTCTCGGCGACTCCGTCGCAGTATGAGCTGGAACTTTCAGCAGTGAAAGCCGAACAGATCATCCGTCCGACAGGTCTGCTAGACCCCATCATCGACATCAAACCGCTGGATAACCAGGTCGAAGATATCCATGATGAGATAAAGAAGGTCACTGCAAAAGATGAGAGAGTCCTCATCACCGTCCTTACCAAAAAGATGGCCGAAGCTCTCACTAAATACCTTGCAGACCTTGGCATAAAAGTGCAGTATATGCACTCGGACATCGATACCATAGAACGTAACCAGATCATTCGTTCACTTCGTTTAGGAGAGTTTGACGTGCTCATAGGAATCAACCTGCTTCGTGAGGGACTTGACCTCCCGGAGGTAAGTCTTGTCGCCATCCTCGATGCAGATAAAGAGGGATTTTTACGAAGTGAGACCGCACTTGTACAGACCATCGGTAGAGCTGCCAGAAACTCCGAGGGACGCGTCATACTCTATGCGAACAAGATAACAGGTTCTATGCAGCGTGCCATAGAAAAGACGCAAAACAGACGTAAGCATCAAGAGGAGTTTAACAAAGCTCACGGCATAACGCCGACGACGACCATACGTAAACTGGATGAGAACCTAAAACTGGAAGATCACGGCGATCTCTACTCAAAAAGAAAAAATATTGATAAAATGCCTGCAGCAGAAAAGAAAAAGATCGTAAAAGAGCTGACAGAGCAGATGAAAAAAGCCGCGCGTGAACTTGAGTTCGAAGAAGCAGCCCGCCTGCGCGACGAGATAACAAAGATCAAAAAACTATAG
- a CDS encoding ankyrin repeat domain-containing protein: MKKLYAITLLITSLLITGCANKLEQAVVEGNMKTLKEAVEVDHMDVSSSNYGYTPLMYAVMYNKYDAAKYLLEHGADFTDRKYLLCTAVTNDNLKMVSLLREYGAETSGFCEGGFNPRTVIEMTNDPVLINYISQWKLKEANITQEQMAKKSDASNNGQVIEQDILQAKADIQEKQDELEKRVDKFESEKDFNGLKQYTDKNPNAVYFIKDNMLRLALMGPKGLKVGDIREYLKAGKSEAILAAMIKQQEVPYKKFTLAEIDMLEKMGLTEKVIVAMINVTTALLHDEKLRKQQEYYLAEERKIAAFQQQTGMNQNTVDQSAEQPGIKDKVEDEVIKQGVGMLLDSLFHR, encoded by the coding sequence ATGAAAAAGCTTTATGCGATTACATTACTGATTACGAGTCTATTAATAACCGGTTGTGCAAATAAATTAGAGCAGGCTGTAGTCGAGGGTAATATGAAAACACTCAAAGAAGCAGTTGAAGTGGATCATATGGATGTTAGTAGTTCGAATTATGGCTATACTCCGTTAATGTACGCAGTTATGTATAATAAATATGATGCTGCAAAATATCTTCTTGAACACGGTGCTGATTTCACTGATAGAAAATATCTATTATGTACTGCAGTAACAAATGATAATCTAAAAATGGTCTCACTTCTGCGAGAATACGGTGCAGAGACTTCTGGTTTTTGTGAAGGTGGATTCAATCCACGTACTGTGATTGAAATGACAAACGATCCTGTCTTGATAAACTATATTTCCCAATGGAAATTAAAAGAGGCGAATATCACACAAGAACAGATGGCAAAAAAAAGTGATGCTAGCAATAATGGACAAGTTATAGAACAGGATATTTTACAGGCAAAAGCCGATATTCAAGAAAAGCAAGACGAGTTGGAGAAAAGGGTTGATAAGTTCGAAAGTGAAAAAGACTTTAACGGGTTGAAGCAATATACGGATAAAAATCCAAATGCGGTTTATTTCATAAAAGATAATATGCTCAGACTGGCTTTAATGGGTCCTAAAGGGCTCAAAGTCGGAGATATAAGAGAGTATTTAAAAGCAGGTAAGAGTGAAGCGATCTTAGCAGCAATGATAAAACAGCAGGAGGTCCCTTACAAGAAGTTCACACTGGCAGAGATTGATATGCTAGAAAAGATGGGATTAACGGAAAAAGTAATCGTAGCTATGATAAATGTCACCACTGCTTTGCTGCATGATGAAAAACTGAGAAAGCAGCAGGAGTACTATTTAGCCGAAGAGAGAAAAATCGCTGCATTTCAACAGCAAACTGGGATGAATCAAAATACCGTAGATCAGTCGGCAGAACAACCGGGTATAAAAGATAAAGTAGAAGATGAGGTCATAAAACAGGGGGTAGGTATGCTACTTGACTCTTTGTTTCATAGATAG
- a CDS encoding GGDEF domain-containing protein: protein MKISKLALILVGVNGLIIAFLSRELYSVQREMQLRAVANSINQSLFRLEDDIKDVLSSKRQEQVQAVLDRASAINNAIDIVSISRDGNVIDFSSSRSLQGKLIKNDYYPISKILHGLVMDHILQYKSDFHYFEGTEKHNVQMLVRINNDYVFGELDKAAITYGISVFLIFSFISVFIFTLVQRFLVNPLEKLTQHAHAKSEENSRYFVDELTELDLTLTNSFKSMMEQQKALKSSLEETQYLDAILRTVAEINQLLISAKNTDELIVQSVDQLAAHQGYGLCWIGLEKEGVIILQAVSNKTANKQEIPNIPIQNAVVENNPILQAFSSDTTMIVNHIETLEPIDTWIEIGQKNHFGSFIALPLRSSIHENSFGVLGLYSFNPNGFEPKEVAMLEELAGDIGFAISSFQKRKELEHHLTTDTVTGLPNRVLLVDDLAQCSAATLAIINLDRFNDFNDVYGVAIGDSVLSVYANWLLLKTKSIQNASLYKLSGDEYAILFNNCREITRCKKFMEDLIFETSHELFIVKDIEMTLSITVGMATGVERIIEHATAALKRAKIAHQPLEVHTASLTKVEHENNISRYKNIKEAIEESRVVPFFQPIVDNKSGQIVKYEALIRIINKDETIMSPIAFLDISKKTRLYGQLTKIMIEKTFEKLKVSRHPISINLSTEDLLNADLADYIEKLIHTYHIGQKVIFEILESEGIDNYNEVRAFVERFKSLGCRFAIDDFGAGYSNFDHLLKLNIDTLKIDGSLIKILSHDVNARLFVQHISDFTHKIGIETVAEFVANEAIAQQVKEIGIDCSQGYYFYEPSADLITE from the coding sequence TTGAAAATCAGTAAACTCGCGCTAATCTTAGTCGGTGTAAACGGACTGATAATCGCTTTCCTCTCAAGAGAGCTTTACTCTGTACAAAGAGAGATGCAGCTGCGCGCAGTAGCCAATAGTATAAATCAAAGTCTATTTCGTCTTGAAGATGATATAAAAGACGTACTCAGTTCAAAACGTCAAGAACAGGTACAAGCCGTACTTGACAGAGCATCTGCGATCAATAATGCGATCGACATCGTATCTATATCACGAGACGGGAATGTTATAGATTTTTCATCATCCCGCTCTTTACAGGGAAAATTGATAAAAAACGATTATTATCCTATTTCTAAGATCTTGCACGGATTGGTAATGGATCATATACTGCAGTATAAAAGCGATTTTCATTATTTTGAAGGTACTGAAAAACACAATGTGCAAATGCTTGTACGGATCAATAATGACTATGTATTTGGTGAGCTTGATAAAGCAGCGATCACTTACGGTATAAGTGTTTTTCTTATATTTTCTTTTATCAGTGTCTTTATATTTACGTTGGTACAGAGGTTTCTAGTCAATCCGCTGGAAAAGCTTACACAACATGCTCATGCAAAAAGTGAAGAGAACAGCCGTTACTTTGTCGATGAACTTACAGAACTCGATCTCACTCTGACAAACTCTTTTAAATCGATGATGGAACAGCAAAAAGCGTTAAAAAGCTCATTGGAAGAGACGCAATATCTGGATGCAATTCTTCGAACTGTCGCTGAGATCAATCAATTACTCATCTCAGCAAAAAATACCGATGAGTTAATAGTACAGAGTGTCGATCAGCTCGCTGCTCATCAAGGATACGGGCTTTGCTGGATCGGTCTGGAGAAAGAGGGTGTCATCATACTTCAAGCAGTGTCCAACAAAACTGCGAATAAGCAAGAGATACCAAATATACCTATACAAAACGCAGTGGTTGAGAATAACCCGATCCTGCAGGCATTTTCATCAGATACAACTATGATAGTCAATCATATAGAGACTCTAGAACCGATCGATACATGGATAGAGATCGGTCAGAAAAATCATTTTGGGTCTTTTATCGCGCTTCCGCTAAGGTCTAGTATCCATGAAAATTCTTTCGGGGTACTGGGACTATACTCATTTAATCCGAATGGATTTGAGCCTAAAGAGGTAGCTATGCTAGAAGAACTGGCAGGTGATATCGGATTTGCGATCAGCTCATTCCAAAAGCGAAAAGAGCTGGAACACCACTTGACGACAGATACTGTTACGGGTCTTCCAAATCGGGTGCTTCTAGTAGATGATTTAGCTCAGTGCAGTGCAGCGACACTTGCTATCATCAATTTGGACCGCTTTAACGATTTTAATGATGTTTATGGTGTCGCTATCGGGGACAGTGTTCTTTCAGTTTATGCAAATTGGCTGCTTTTAAAGACAAAATCAATTCAGAACGCATCCCTTTATAAGCTAAGCGGTGATGAATATGCGATCTTGTTTAATAACTGCAGAGAGATAACCAGATGTAAAAAATTTATGGAAGATCTGATCTTTGAGACATCGCATGAACTTTTTATAGTAAAAGATATCGAGATGACGCTCAGTATTACCGTTGGTATGGCTACTGGAGTTGAACGTATTATCGAACATGCTACTGCCGCATTAAAACGTGCGAAGATCGCCCACCAGCCTCTTGAAGTACATACTGCATCATTAACGAAAGTAGAACATGAAAACAATATCTCCAGATATAAAAACATAAAAGAAGCGATCGAAGAGTCTCGAGTAGTCCCGTTTTTTCAGCCTATAGTCGATAATAAAAGCGGTCAAATCGTTAAATATGAAGCGCTTATCCGTATTATCAATAAAGATGAAACTATTATGAGTCCGATAGCATTTTTGGATATCTCTAAGAAGACAAGACTGTATGGACAGTTGACGAAAATAATGATCGAAAAAACATTTGAAAAACTGAAAGTGAGCAGACATCCTATCAGTATCAATCTTTCAACGGAAGATCTTCTTAATGCTGATCTCGCAGACTACATAGAAAAACTGATCCATACGTATCATATAGGACAAAAAGTGATATTTGAGATTTTAGAGAGTGAAGGTATCGACAACTACAATGAAGTCCGTGCATTCGTCGAGAGGTTTAAATCGTTAGGCTGCCGTTTTGCGATCGATGATTTCGGTGCAGGATATTCAAATTTCGACCATCTGCTCAAGTTAAATATCGATACTTTAAAAATAGACGGCAGTCTTATCAAAATTCTTTCTCATGATGTGAACGCTCGGCTCTTTGTCCAGCATATCAGTGATTTTACACATAAGATCGGGATCGAGACAGTTGCTGAATTCGTTGCCAACGAAGCTATCGCACAACAGGTCAAAGAGATAGGGATAGATTGCTCGCAAGGCTATTATTTTTATGAACCATCTGCGGATCTGATAACAGAATAG
- a CDS encoding DUF1566 domain-containing protein, whose product MKKIAVLICLYSLAFAGGQSESYIDAKHHLEWQDTAAVENELKWAMSGAYCRSLKLLGQNDWRLPTREELKTIIKMVQTPQEGRRFHYGTTEGYWTSEEDTQDDVNAWAIYMKTGHLFSSDKCDTANMRCVRTSFKK is encoded by the coding sequence ATGAAAAAAATCGCAGTTCTTATATGTTTATACTCTCTTGCGTTTGCAGGCGGACAAAGCGAGAGTTATATCGATGCTAAGCATCATTTAGAGTGGCAGGATACTGCTGCTGTCGAAAATGAACTGAAGTGGGCGATGTCCGGCGCATACTGCCGCTCTTTGAAACTTCTCGGGCAAAACGACTGGCGTCTTCCAACAAGAGAAGAGCTAAAGACCATTATAAAGATGGTTCAGACTCCTCAGGAAGGAAGAAGATTTCATTACGGTACAACAGAAGGATACTGGACTTCTGAAGAGGACACGCAAGATGATGTCAATGCATGGGCTATCTATATGAAAACAGGACATCTGTTCTCAAGTGATAAATGCGATACTGCAAATATGAGATGTGTACGAACCAGCTTTAAAAAATAG
- a CDS encoding DUF302 domain-containing protein — MIKKVLSAAFALAMVLTISGCSTMHMGWTAVTKAHTLDDGAMPAYDAMFTKVAEYGDPARAMMKEWKVQDGISGDDVKESITVLADEYNMRLTGYVKMYTKEDAKPDEVMEARIWSLCNLTTAKVFLNYSRYYGGFMPCRIMYVKYGNGDAFLVSMDMTLAIHGGHTLPPEMLKMATLVQKAMEGIPERAAKGDF, encoded by the coding sequence ATGATAAAGAAAGTTTTAAGTGCTGCATTTGCATTAGCTATGGTTTTAACTATTAGTGGATGTTCTACAATGCACATGGGTTGGACAGCAGTTACAAAAGCACACACACTAGATGACGGTGCTATGCCGGCATACGATGCTATGTTTACAAAAGTTGCTGAATACGGCGACCCTGCAAGAGCTATGATGAAAGAGTGGAAGGTTCAAGACGGTATATCAGGTGATGATGTAAAAGAATCAATTACTGTACTTGCTGATGAATATAATATGCGTTTGACTGGCTATGTAAAGATGTATACAAAAGAAGACGCAAAACCTGATGAAGTAATGGAAGCTAGAATCTGGTCTTTATGTAATCTTACAACAGCAAAAGTATTCCTTAACTACTCTCGTTACTACGGTGGTTTTATGCCATGTAGAATTATGTATGTTAAATACGGAAACGGCGATGCATTCCTTGTTAGTATGGATATGACACTTGCAATTCATGGTGGACATACACTTCCTCCGGAAATGTTAAAAATGGCTACACTAGTTCAAAAAGCTATGGAAGGAATTCCAGAAAGAGCAGCTAAAGGCGATTTCTAA